Part of the Janibacter alkaliphilus genome is shown below.
TCAGGCGACCCGCTCGGTCGGCGGGGCGACCTCGGCCAGCACCTGGCTGATGACGTCGACCACCTCGACCCCGGCGAACTCGGCCTCGGCGGTCAGCAGCAGCCGGTGGCTCATGATCGCCTCGGCGAGGGCCTTGACGTCGTCGGGGACGACGTGGGTGCGGCCCTGGCTGACCGCCCAGGTCTTGGCGCACCGGACGAAGGCGAGGCAGCCGCGCACGGACAGGCCCAGCCGGACGTTGACGTGCCGCCGGGTCTCCTCGGCGATCCGGGAGACGTAGGCGAGGATCGCCGAGTCGATGTGCACCTGGTCGGCCAGGGCGGCCATGTCGCTGACCACCTGCGCGGTGACCACCGGCCGAAGCCCCTTCGAGCGGTCTCGGCGGGCGGCGTCGGCGAGCACCGCCACGGTCGCCTCGTGGTCGGGGTAGCCGAGGGTGGTGCGCATGAGGAAGCGGTCCAGCTGCGCCTCGGGCAGCCGGTAGGTGCCGGCCTGCTCGATCGGGTTCTGGGTGGCCACGACCATGAAGGGTCGGCCCACCTCGTGGGTGGTGCCGTCGACGGTGACCCGGCCCTCCTCCATGACCTCCAGCAGCGCCGACTGGGTCTTC
Proteins encoded:
- a CDS encoding AAA family ATPase; the protein is MSVSQEQAGWFAQAFGQMVGNIDQAVLGKQQVVRLALTCLLSEGHLLLEDYPGTGKTQLARALAATVQGSHSRIQFTPDLLPSDVTGVTIYEQAKRSFEFHRGPVFATIVLADEINRASPKTQSALLEVMEEGRVTVDGTTHEVGRPFMVVATQNPIEQAGTYRLPEAQLDRFLMRTTLGYPDHEATVAVLADAARRDRSKGLRPVVTAQVVSDMAALADQVHIDSAILAYVSRIAEETRRHVNVRLGLSVRGCLAFVRCAKTWAVSQGRTHVVPDDVKALAEAIMSHRLLLTAEAEFAGVEVVDVISQVLAEVAPPTERVA